A stretch of Paludisphaera borealis DNA encodes these proteins:
- the rsmH gene encoding 16S rRNA (cytosine(1402)-N(4))-methyltransferase RsmH — protein MHRPVLIDEVTTWLDPREGSIIVDGTAGAGGHAAALARRVGPGGRIIGLDRDPNMLELARKATAGLPVTLVHAPYSAMRRVLADLEIPPERVQGVLLDLGLSSDQLAWRHRGFSFAADGPLDMRFNPDSSGPTAAELLAEMPADELAQAFFDFGEERFSRRIARRIVETRTAEPLRTTRQLAELVRGCIPGRLRHGPIDSATRVFQALRILVNDELEHLDALLKELPNLLAPGSRAAIISFHSLEDRRVKWAFRNEPRWSILTKKPVIATAQETAVNPRARSAKLRVAERWSNQDPSRTPNPTIPRP, from the coding sequence GTGCATCGCCCCGTCTTGATCGACGAGGTGACGACCTGGCTTGATCCTCGCGAAGGCTCGATCATCGTCGACGGGACGGCCGGGGCCGGAGGACACGCCGCGGCGCTGGCGAGGCGGGTCGGCCCGGGAGGGCGGATCATCGGACTGGACCGCGACCCGAACATGCTGGAGCTGGCCCGCAAGGCCACCGCCGGCCTGCCGGTCACGCTGGTTCACGCGCCCTACAGCGCGATGCGACGGGTGCTGGCGGATCTGGAGATCCCCCCCGAACGGGTTCAGGGCGTACTCCTGGACCTGGGGCTCTCGTCCGACCAGCTCGCCTGGCGGCATCGCGGGTTCAGCTTCGCGGCCGACGGCCCGCTCGACATGCGGTTCAACCCCGATTCTTCGGGGCCGACGGCCGCCGAGCTGCTTGCGGAGATGCCGGCCGACGAACTCGCCCAAGCGTTCTTTGACTTCGGGGAAGAGCGGTTCAGCCGCCGGATCGCGCGACGGATCGTCGAGACGCGAACGGCGGAGCCGCTGCGGACCACCCGGCAACTCGCCGAACTGGTCCGCGGCTGCATCCCCGGTCGGTTGCGGCACGGCCCCATCGACTCGGCGACCCGCGTCTTCCAGGCCCTGCGGATCTTGGTCAACGACGAACTGGAGCATCTCGACGCTCTCTTGAAGGAACTGCCCAACCTGCTCGCACCCGGGAGCCGGGCCGCGATCATCAGCTTCCACTCGCTGGAAGACCGTCGCGTCAAATGGGCGTTCCGCAACGAGCCTCGCTGGTCCATCCTGACCAAGAAGCCCGTAATCGCGACGGCGCAGGAAACAGCCGTCAATCCCCGTGCGCGTAGCGCCAAACTGAGGGTGGCCGAACGATGGTCGAATCAGGACCCTTCCCGAACTCCGAATCCGACGATCCCCAGGCCCTGA
- a CDS encoding LysM peptidoglycan-binding domain-containing protein: MVESGPFPNSESDDPQALNPDAPADAPVYADDEHAPLAEADADVATGDATEPSLATEAEPATPGGFDKFRAAALAAGGWTFEKASLAAAQGVILARSYPRAMLASGLSVLVLGGVLTITHIPSPGPRPDADAESKTKEKAKADGGLDPVDANAKPVEPGHTAETAPKPAAETDDIEPKHLADAGASKTPPDGPAPSPNPAPAPERETHSPSLLAMPNDREPTPPVEPVKLTAGVDESGLPDLPAIDKDAGGLTNLDATHEPAPAPAITDATGLGALELAAADVKPGDPPREEAAAPPPVPIPTPAAAPVLTPGETKPAVEPEAVPAPEIPAPAPAPATKPAEPPAPAPSTSTPEPSKAGAEPTAQPPAPAPGLGAGPAPGPAAEPILPLAAPAPVVPGAAAKEAVGAIGLGVGIGAAAGAVMKNLGDKPAAPSAPTPPVDAPPHVAEPQPAPRQEPQPSQAPAPAPTSAPATTSAPATTSAPAPAQGEVPSFQAVPEAASAPAAVGKPASTPTAEVKHDPTEAPSRQDVTPIRRSGNIVISDIGSDSDDPFDRRDAGRSTDPDAHADKEMSFDVETYVPSGQDASRGGRGGQASATTPPKAAGKIDTVLHKVESGENFYSISQSYYSSGRYYRALANANSDKFKRPEDLRVGAVIRVPPPEDLDPAFIDPPGTRYGSKARTGPVGAADAATRSRSPRTADAADPKGVAPIRRARRSEVELNLPVSDPDAERASDEGKRPAGRAVAARRDDDRDDEIDRDRNRAEPEAASRSVSTRPVHKVQPDETLRTIARDRLGSGRRANEILELNRDTIDDPSELIVGQILELPDDAKVARPRSRR, from the coding sequence ATGGTCGAATCAGGACCCTTCCCGAACTCCGAATCCGACGATCCCCAGGCCCTGAACCCAGACGCGCCCGCCGACGCGCCCGTATACGCCGACGACGAGCACGCCCCCCTCGCCGAAGCCGATGCTGATGTCGCGACCGGCGACGCGACCGAGCCCAGCCTCGCGACCGAGGCCGAGCCCGCGACGCCCGGCGGTTTCGACAAGTTCCGCGCGGCCGCCCTCGCCGCGGGAGGCTGGACCTTCGAAAAAGCGAGCCTCGCGGCCGCCCAGGGGGTGATCCTGGCCCGCAGCTATCCCCGCGCCATGCTCGCCTCGGGGCTCTCGGTGCTGGTTCTGGGGGGCGTTCTAACCATCACCCACATCCCCAGCCCCGGCCCCCGCCCTGACGCGGACGCCGAGTCCAAAACCAAGGAGAAGGCCAAGGCCGACGGCGGCCTCGATCCCGTAGACGCGAATGCCAAACCGGTCGAGCCCGGGCACACCGCCGAAACCGCGCCGAAGCCCGCCGCCGAGACGGACGATATCGAGCCCAAGCACCTCGCCGACGCCGGCGCTTCGAAGACGCCCCCCGACGGCCCGGCGCCTTCCCCCAATCCGGCGCCCGCGCCGGAACGCGAGACTCATTCCCCATCGCTCCTCGCGATGCCGAACGATCGCGAACCGACGCCTCCCGTCGAGCCCGTGAAGCTGACCGCCGGAGTCGACGAGTCCGGCCTCCCCGACTTGCCCGCCATCGACAAAGACGCGGGCGGCCTGACGAATCTGGATGCGACTCACGAACCGGCGCCCGCCCCGGCGATCACCGACGCGACGGGGCTCGGTGCGCTCGAATTGGCGGCGGCCGACGTGAAGCCCGGCGATCCGCCGCGCGAAGAGGCCGCGGCACCGCCCCCCGTCCCCATTCCCACTCCGGCGGCCGCGCCGGTCTTGACGCCGGGCGAAACCAAGCCGGCGGTCGAGCCCGAAGCGGTCCCCGCGCCCGAAATCCCCGCGCCTGCTCCCGCGCCCGCGACAAAACCTGCCGAACCTCCGGCCCCTGCGCCGAGCACGAGCACGCCGGAACCGTCGAAAGCCGGAGCTGAGCCAACGGCCCAGCCTCCCGCGCCGGCACCCGGCCTCGGAGCGGGTCCGGCTCCGGGGCCGGCCGCCGAACCGATCCTGCCCCTGGCCGCTCCCGCGCCCGTCGTCCCCGGGGCGGCCGCCAAGGAAGCCGTCGGCGCGATCGGCCTGGGCGTCGGAATCGGAGCCGCCGCCGGCGCGGTGATGAAGAATCTGGGAGACAAACCGGCGGCCCCCTCGGCACCTACCCCGCCCGTCGACGCGCCTCCCCACGTCGCCGAGCCCCAACCCGCGCCGCGGCAGGAGCCACAGCCGTCCCAAGCCCCGGCCCCGGCCCCCACGTCCGCGCCGGCCACTACGTCCGCGCCGGCCACCACGTCCGCCCCGGCCCCGGCCCAGGGCGAGGTGCCGTCGTTCCAGGCGGTTCCCGAAGCCGCCTCCGCGCCGGCGGCCGTCGGCAAGCCCGCATCGACGCCGACCGCCGAGGTCAAGCACGATCCGACGGAGGCGCCGAGCCGCCAGGATGTGACGCCCATCCGCCGCTCCGGCAACATCGTCATCAGCGACATCGGCAGCGACTCTGACGACCCCTTCGATCGTCGCGACGCCGGCCGCTCCACCGACCCCGACGCTCACGCCGACAAGGAGATGAGCTTCGACGTCGAGACCTACGTCCCGAGCGGCCAGGACGCGAGCCGAGGCGGTCGCGGCGGTCAGGCTTCCGCCACGACGCCCCCCAAAGCGGCCGGCAAGATCGACACGGTGCTGCACAAGGTCGAGTCGGGCGAGAACTTCTATTCCATCTCGCAGAGCTACTACAGTTCGGGACGCTACTATCGCGCGCTCGCAAACGCCAACTCCGACAAGTTCAAGAGGCCGGAGGATCTGCGCGTCGGCGCCGTGATTCGCGTTCCGCCGCCCGAAGACCTGGACCCCGCCTTCATCGACCCTCCCGGCACGCGCTACGGCTCGAAGGCTCGAACCGGCCCGGTGGGCGCCGCCGACGCCGCGACGCGGTCGCGCTCGCCGAGGACCGCCGACGCGGCCGACCCGAAGGGGGTGGCGCCGATCCGCCGCGCGCGCCGGTCGGAAGTCGAGCTCAACCTGCCGGTCTCCGACCCGGACGCCGAACGCGCGTCCGACGAAGGGAAACGGCCCGCCGGCCGCGCCGTCGCCGCCCGCCGCGACGACGATCGCGACGACGAGATCGACCGTGATCGCAACCGCGCCGAGCCCGAGGCGGCCTCGCGCAGCGTCTCGACGCGGCCGGTTCACAAGGTTCAGCCCGACGAAACCCTGCGGACGATCGCACGCGACCGGCTCGGAAGCGGCCGTCGCGCCAACGAGATTCTCGAACTCAATCGCGATACCATCGACGACCCGTCGGAACTGATCGTCGGCCAGATCCTCGAACTCCCCGATGACGCCAAGGTCGCGCGACCCCGAAGCCGCCGCTGA
- a CDS encoding serine/threonine-protein kinase, which translates to MSSVISEVDGKAWNDGGSPTVIGTGTTLNDRFLLEKELGRGGMGAVYAATDQVLQRAVAIKVLKDQQAGEEVSKRLRLEAQIAARLLHENVVRIYDFGQSEGTSYLVMEQVDGTSYVRRWREITLGERLQILAGVAVALDYAHHQGVIHRDVKPGNVLLTIADAPKLSDFGLSLLAEHDDAAGVVRGTPHYMSPEQAKGQRLNYRTDLYSLGVMLYESATGAVPFTGTPMSVMAQHTNTPPPIFRSRDLGVSPDLENLIFALLAKRPEDRPANGAIIADALRIEADKLRPQASTHSHAQPAAPSPAPAEPVDSPLDLRALAELGEGRTITAQSSTPGVEKVSIANRPAGAPPSPVAIADAADLVSSALVRKMLRTVLAEPIALNPEERYLYGHYLAYLLIGSRRKRFFARRKIERLNADRARLILATTYALTAHDPDAAVAEAAELLDQRIDVRSALSPAVLAKFLSWRETPARRKMLRKVRKEIHDASTYAQKHMTDDRGVLNPGLIPRSLDDLAKLAPPRSEVGDKLVERWNRLADAWRDHSDLRLAALRYASGGSNRDPSGAAMWAEVVYPLMELARAERQNRSRAREVWDYFTSRVLRLRDSGDELDRRLNRDVPAGVVEQLDHSAKQLDQVLSRAEPEDEPADDELDPLAARLGAGAEAARMEAIAEEASPTDRDRIELVDPDPIRFLQGELHELWKEAVTAMQKAPGTKAASHRPTAIGPYRLVVIPSIRGTAAGQVAIQGMANKQIELLTPTLRTSGSRNKPILAVWIYRDNSLLITHYDFKSVQRSVLWDAPRAHQTPLNDPKEAYRELAARGLQIPDQLETALSRWFRPRKKV; encoded by the coding sequence ATGTCGAGCGTCATTTCTGAAGTCGACGGCAAAGCCTGGAACGACGGCGGGAGCCCCACGGTGATTGGCACGGGAACGACGCTCAACGACCGATTCCTGCTCGAGAAAGAGCTGGGCCGAGGGGGGATGGGAGCGGTCTACGCGGCGACCGACCAGGTGCTCCAACGCGCGGTCGCCATCAAGGTTCTCAAGGATCAGCAGGCCGGCGAAGAGGTGTCGAAGCGGCTCCGCCTCGAAGCCCAGATCGCCGCCCGGCTCCTGCACGAAAACGTCGTCCGGATCTACGACTTCGGCCAGTCCGAGGGGACGTCGTACCTGGTCATGGAGCAGGTCGACGGCACGAGCTACGTCCGCCGCTGGCGGGAGATCACGCTTGGCGAGCGACTGCAAATCCTGGCCGGAGTGGCCGTGGCGCTCGATTACGCCCACCATCAAGGGGTGATCCACCGTGACGTGAAGCCGGGCAACGTGCTCTTGACCATCGCCGACGCCCCCAAGCTCTCGGACTTCGGCCTCTCGCTCCTGGCCGAGCACGACGACGCGGCCGGCGTGGTTCGCGGCACGCCGCATTACATGAGCCCCGAGCAGGCCAAGGGGCAGCGGCTCAACTACCGCACCGACCTGTATTCGCTGGGCGTGATGCTCTACGAGTCGGCGACCGGCGCCGTCCCGTTCACGGGCACGCCCATGTCGGTCATGGCGCAGCATACGAACACCCCGCCGCCGATCTTCCGCTCGCGCGATCTGGGCGTCTCCCCGGATCTCGAAAACTTGATCTTCGCGCTGCTGGCCAAGCGTCCGGAAGACCGTCCCGCCAACGGCGCGATCATCGCCGACGCCCTCCGGATCGAAGCCGACAAGCTCCGTCCCCAGGCCTCAACACATTCCCATGCCCAACCCGCCGCGCCGAGCCCGGCGCCGGCCGAGCCGGTCGATTCGCCCCTGGACCTCAGAGCCCTGGCCGAGCTGGGGGAAGGACGGACGATCACGGCCCAGTCGTCGACGCCCGGCGTCGAGAAGGTTTCGATCGCGAACCGGCCGGCGGGCGCCCCTCCCTCGCCCGTCGCGATCGCCGACGCGGCCGACCTCGTCTCATCGGCCCTGGTCCGCAAGATGCTCCGGACCGTTCTGGCCGAGCCGATCGCGCTGAATCCCGAGGAACGCTACCTCTACGGCCACTACCTGGCCTATCTCCTGATCGGTTCGCGACGCAAGCGGTTCTTCGCGCGTCGGAAGATCGAGCGGCTCAACGCCGACCGGGCGCGGCTGATCCTGGCGACGACCTACGCGCTGACCGCGCACGACCCCGACGCGGCGGTGGCCGAGGCCGCCGAGCTGCTCGACCAGCGCATCGACGTACGGTCAGCGCTCAGCCCGGCCGTGCTGGCCAAGTTCCTGAGCTGGCGCGAGACCCCCGCCCGCCGCAAGATGCTCCGCAAGGTCCGCAAGGAGATCCACGACGCCAGCACGTACGCCCAGAAGCACATGACCGACGACCGGGGCGTGCTCAACCCCGGCCTGATCCCGCGATCGCTCGACGATCTGGCCAAACTCGCCCCGCCCCGGAGCGAGGTCGGCGACAAGCTGGTCGAGCGCTGGAACCGGCTGGCCGACGCCTGGCGCGACCATTCCGACCTCCGGCTGGCGGCCCTGCGATACGCCTCGGGCGGCTCGAATCGCGACCCTTCCGGCGCCGCCATGTGGGCCGAGGTCGTCTATCCGCTGATGGAGCTGGCCCGCGCCGAGCGGCAGAACCGGAGTCGGGCGCGTGAAGTGTGGGACTACTTCACCAGCCGCGTCTTGCGGCTCCGCGACTCCGGCGACGAACTCGACCGCCGCCTGAACCGCGACGTCCCCGCCGGCGTCGTCGAGCAGCTCGACCATTCGGCCAAGCAGCTCGACCAGGTTCTCTCGCGGGCCGAGCCCGAGGACGAGCCGGCCGACGACGAGCTCGACCCCCTGGCAGCGCGCCTCGGCGCGGGGGCCGAGGCCGCCCGCATGGAAGCGATCGCCGAGGAAGCCTCGCCCACCGACCGCGATCGAATCGAACTCGTCGACCCTGACCCTATCCGGTTTCTCCAGGGAGAACTCCACGAACTCTGGAAGGAAGCCGTCACGGCCATGCAGAAGGCTCCCGGCACCAAGGCCGCCAGCCATCGCCCGACAGCGATCGGCCCCTACCGCCTGGTCGTCATCCCCTCGATCCGCGGCACCGCCGCCGGCCAGGTCGCCATCCAGGGCATGGCCAACAAGCAGATCGAACTTTTGACCCCGACCCTCCGCACCAGCGGCTCCCGCAACAAGCCGATCCTGGCCGTCTGGATCTATCGCGACAACAGCCTGCTGATCACCCACTACGACTTCAAAAGCGTCCAGCGGTCCGTCCTCTGGGACGCCCCCCGCGCCCACCAGACGCCACTCAACGACCCCAAGGAAGCCTACCGCGAGCTCGCCGCCCGCGGCCTGCAAATCCCCGACCAGCTCGAAACCGCCCTCTCCCGCTGGTTCCGCCCGCGCAAGAAGGTTTAG
- a CDS encoding cupin domain-containing protein, giving the protein MEIKRIGSQPSGKGPADWFTGAVRIDPLFQIHAPARAAGASVTFEPGARTAWHTHPLGQTLIITAGCGWVQREGGPVEEVHPGDVVWFPPGVKHWHGAAPTTAMTHIAIQEQLDGKVVDWLEHVSDEQYCK; this is encoded by the coding sequence ATGGAAATCAAAAGAATCGGCTCACAGCCTTCCGGCAAGGGGCCGGCCGACTGGTTCACCGGCGCGGTCCGCATCGACCCGCTGTTCCAGATCCACGCGCCGGCTCGCGCGGCCGGCGCCAGCGTCACGTTCGAGCCCGGAGCCCGGACGGCGTGGCACACCCATCCGCTGGGGCAGACCCTGATCATCACGGCCGGCTGCGGTTGGGTTCAGCGTGAGGGGGGCCCGGTCGAGGAAGTCCATCCCGGCGACGTGGTCTGGTTCCCGCCGGGCGTGAAGCACTGGCACGGCGCCGCGCCCACCACGGCCATGACGCATATCGCCATCCAGGAACAGCTCGACGGCAAGGTCGTCGACTGGTTGGAACATGTGAGCGACGAACAATACTGCAAGTGA
- a CDS encoding DUF2255 family protein gives MTTWPKDELRKIAEADDLHISPFREDGATYGTPTWIWSVAVDDALYVRAYNGKNSRWYRAAVRRKAGRITAAGMTKEVVFEPVDGSINERVDEAYRAKYRGSPYLSPMIGPTARSATVKVMPRETDV, from the coding sequence ATGACCACCTGGCCGAAAGACGAGCTGAGGAAGATCGCCGAGGCCGATGACCTGCACATTTCACCGTTCCGCGAGGATGGGGCGACCTACGGCACCCCGACGTGGATCTGGTCCGTCGCGGTCGACGACGCCCTCTACGTGCGTGCCTACAATGGAAAGAACTCTCGCTGGTACCGGGCCGCGGTGCGGCGGAAGGCGGGGCGGATCACCGCTGCCGGCATGACGAAGGAGGTCGTCTTCGAGCCGGTCGACGGCTCGATCAACGAACGCGTCGACGAGGCCTATCGGGCGAAGTACCGCGGTAGCCCGTATCTCAGCCCGATGATCGGGCCAACTGCCCGCTCGGCAACGGTCAAGGTCATGCCGCGCGAGACTGACGTCTGA
- a CDS encoding SDR family NAD(P)-dependent oxidoreductase: protein MHMSFEDKIALVTGAGSGMGLATAKAFAEAGASVVLADSNEESVRAAAEELIAAGNKALAIRCDVAVEDQVAAMVEQAVATFGRLDAAFNNAGVQSPVAETADASGEEFDLVNAVNLRGVWNCMKYELLQMRKQGSGAIVNNSSIGGLVGIAGRGAYHASKHGVLGLTKSAALEYAARGIRINAVCPGIIETPMVADMLATQAEAMKELMKDVPIGRLGRAEEVAAAVLWLSSPGASFVIGQALAVDGGYTVR, encoded by the coding sequence ATGCATATGTCTTTTGAGGATAAAATTGCGCTCGTCACAGGCGCCGGCTCCGGCATGGGCCTGGCGACGGCGAAGGCCTTCGCCGAGGCGGGGGCGTCGGTGGTGTTGGCGGACAGCAATGAGGAATCGGTGCGTGCCGCGGCCGAGGAACTCATCGCCGCCGGTAACAAGGCGCTCGCCATCCGCTGCGACGTCGCCGTCGAGGACCAAGTGGCGGCCATGGTCGAGCAGGCCGTCGCCACATTCGGGCGGCTGGATGCGGCGTTCAACAACGCCGGCGTCCAGAGCCCCGTCGCGGAGACCGCGGATGCCAGCGGCGAGGAATTCGACCTCGTCAATGCGGTCAATCTCCGCGGCGTCTGGAACTGCATGAAGTACGAGCTTCTCCAAATGCGCAAGCAAGGAAGTGGCGCCATCGTCAACAATTCTTCGATCGGCGGACTCGTGGGTATCGCCGGCCGGGGGGCGTATCACGCCTCGAAGCACGGGGTGCTCGGGCTGACCAAGAGCGCCGCCCTAGAGTATGCTGCCAGGGGCATTCGCATCAACGCGGTCTGCCCGGGGATCATCGAGACGCCGATGGTCGCGGACATGCTGGCCACTCAGGCGGAAGCCATGAAAGAGCTGATGAAGGACGTGCCGATCGGGCGGCTTGGCCGGGCGGAGGAGGTCGCCGCCGCCGTCCTTTGGCTCTCCAGCCCCGGCGCGAGCTTCGTGATCGGTCAAGCGCTCGCCGTGGATGGCGGGTACACTGTCCGCTGA
- a CDS encoding tautomerase family protein, protein MPHLIVKLWPGKSAEQKTRLAERITEDVMAVLDYGEESVSVSFDEVAPQDWAEKVYKKPGYTM, encoded by the coding sequence ATGCCTCATCTCATCGTGAAGCTCTGGCCCGGGAAGTCGGCAGAACAGAAGACTCGGCTCGCCGAACGGATCACCGAAGACGTGATGGCCGTTCTCGACTACGGAGAGGAGTCGGTGTCGGTTTCGTTCGATGAGGTCGCTCCGCAGGACTGGGCGGAGAAGGTCTACAAGAAGCCGGGATACACCATGTAA
- a CDS encoding aldo/keto reductase, whose product MQKRKLGNSGLEVSTIGLGCMGMSFSYGPPKDEQEMISLLRTAVERGVTFFDTAEVYGPFTNEELVGEALAPVREQVVIATKFGFDLSGDDKRPGAAGLNSRPEHVKQAVEGSLKRLKVDVIDLLYQHRVDPNVPIEDVAGAVKDLIQQGKVKHFGLSEAGVRTIRRAHAVQPVTALQSEYSLWWRKPEAEVIPTLEELGIGLVPYSPLGKGFLTGKLDEHATFASNDFRSTLPRFTPEALKSNQALVDLLGGIASRKGATPAQIALAWLLSQKPWIVPIPGTTKLNRLDENLGAADVELTADDLREIETTASKIPVEGDRYPEKLEKMTGL is encoded by the coding sequence ATGCAGAAGCGCAAACTCGGCAACAGCGGCCTGGAAGTCTCGACCATCGGACTCGGCTGCATGGGGATGAGCTTTTCCTACGGCCCGCCGAAAGATGAGCAGGAGATGATTTCCCTGCTCCGGACGGCCGTCGAACGCGGCGTCACGTTCTTCGACACCGCCGAGGTCTACGGCCCCTTCACGAACGAAGAGCTGGTGGGCGAGGCCCTCGCCCCCGTCCGCGAGCAGGTGGTGATCGCCACCAAGTTCGGGTTCGACCTCAGCGGGGACGACAAGCGGCCGGGGGCGGCGGGGCTGAATAGCCGACCGGAGCACGTCAAGCAGGCCGTCGAGGGCTCGCTCAAGCGGCTCAAGGTCGACGTCATCGACCTGCTCTATCAGCATCGAGTCGACCCGAACGTACCCATCGAGGACGTTGCGGGCGCGGTGAAAGATCTGATTCAGCAAGGCAAGGTCAAGCACTTCGGCCTCTCCGAGGCGGGCGTCCGGACGATTCGTCGGGCTCACGCCGTCCAGCCGGTCACCGCTCTCCAGAGCGAGTATTCGCTGTGGTGGCGGAAGCCCGAGGCGGAAGTCATCCCGACGCTGGAAGAACTCGGCATCGGCCTCGTGCCTTACAGCCCGCTCGGCAAGGGCTTCCTCACGGGCAAGCTCGACGAGCACGCCACCTTCGCCAGCAACGACTTCCGCAGCACCCTGCCGCGCTTCACGCCCGAGGCCCTGAAGTCGAATCAGGCCCTGGTCGACCTGCTCGGCGGCATCGCCTCACGGAAGGGGGCCACGCCGGCCCAGATCGCCCTCGCCTGGCTGCTTTCCCAGAAGCCCTGGATCGTCCCCATCCCGGGCACCACGAAGCTCAATCGCCTCGACGAGAACCTCGGCGCAGCCGACGTCGAACTCACGGCCGACGACCTCCGCGAAATCGAGACCACGGCCTCGAAAATCCCGGTGGAAGGGGACCGATACCCCGAGAAGCTCGAAAAGATGACCGGCCTCTGA
- a CDS encoding NAD(P)-dependent alcohol dehydrogenase — MYKAKAYSAAGETSPMASTTIPRRDPAEHDVQIEILFCGVCHSDLHSVRNEWSEFMPTVYPIVPGHEIVGRVSKVGSAVTKYKPGDLAAVGCLVDSDRTCPNCQAGLEQFCPNQTLTFNSPDKHGAAPVTYGGYSDSIVVDERFVLRVPSNLDLAGAAPLLCAGITTYSPMRHWGVTKGKKVGVVGLGGLGHMGVKFAHALGAHVVVFTTSPRKKEDALRLGADEIVVSRDANEMRKHAGSFDFILDCVSAEHDVNAYLNLLRLDGNLTLVGAPAKPLPVSAFGLIVGRRSLSGSAIGGLPETQEMLDFCGEHDITADVEVIPIQKVNEAYERLLKSDVKYRFAIDMASLKSE; from the coding sequence ATGTATAAGGCAAAAGCTTATTCCGCCGCCGGTGAGACGTCTCCGATGGCCTCCACCACGATCCCGCGACGCGACCCGGCCGAACACGACGTGCAGATTGAGATTCTCTTCTGCGGCGTCTGCCACTCCGACCTCCACTCGGTTCGCAACGAGTGGAGCGAGTTCATGCCCACCGTCTACCCGATTGTGCCGGGCCACGAAATCGTCGGGCGGGTTTCCAAGGTCGGCTCCGCGGTCACGAAGTACAAGCCGGGCGACCTCGCCGCGGTCGGCTGCCTGGTCGATTCGGACCGCACGTGCCCCAACTGTCAGGCGGGGCTTGAGCAGTTCTGCCCGAACCAGACCCTGACCTTCAACTCCCCGGACAAGCACGGTGCCGCCCCGGTCACGTACGGCGGCTACTCGGACAGCATCGTCGTCGACGAACGCTTCGTCCTCCGCGTTCCTTCCAATCTCGACCTCGCCGGGGCCGCTCCGCTCCTCTGCGCCGGGATTACGACCTACTCGCCCATGCGTCATTGGGGCGTGACCAAGGGCAAGAAGGTCGGCGTGGTCGGTCTCGGCGGGCTCGGCCACATGGGCGTCAAGTTCGCTCATGCACTCGGGGCCCACGTCGTGGTCTTCACCACGTCGCCCCGCAAGAAGGAAGACGCCCTGCGTCTCGGCGCCGACGAGATCGTCGTCTCCCGCGACGCGAACGAGATGCGGAAGCATGCCGGCAGCTTCGACTTCATCCTCGACTGCGTCTCCGCCGAGCACGACGTCAACGCATACCTCAACCTGCTCCGCCTCGACGGCAACCTGACCCTCGTCGGCGCCCCGGCGAAGCCACTGCCGGTCTCCGCGTTCGGCCTGATTGTGGGGCGTCGCAGTTTGTCCGGCTCGGCCATCGGCGGCCTCCCCGAGACGCAAGAGATGCTCGACTTCTGCGGCGAACACGACATCACCGCCGACGTCGAGGTCATACCCATCCAGAAGGTCAATGAAGCCTATGAGCGGCTGCTCAAGTCCGACGTGAAGTACCGCTTCGCCATCGACATGGCGTCTCTCAAATCCGAATGA
- a CDS encoding AraC family transcriptional regulator has translation MEGQRDTRQQLASLLGEVAAHEGVHRTLVEGVEVARISKPAPRAPVVYKPKILIVGQGRKRAYLGGEVYRYDAYNYLVLSVPIPAECETEASPEEPLLLLAINVEPTMLGEMMLEMDEPPSPIGPTPRGISSTPMTEELGGTICRLLECLKSPLDSRMLGRQTVREVVYRVLQGEQGGALRALASRDEHLSRVARVLRHVHAEYAKPLSVEEMARQAGMSVAAFHHYFKLVTASSPLQYLKRIRLDQARRLMAHDGYNANTAARAVGYESASQFSREFKRLFGVTPVEEAEQTRARLVAG, from the coding sequence ATGGAAGGCCAGCGTGACACTCGCCAGCAGCTCGCGAGCCTCCTCGGCGAGGTGGCCGCGCACGAGGGGGTGCATCGTACGCTCGTCGAGGGGGTGGAAGTGGCTCGCATTTCGAAGCCGGCGCCCCGCGCCCCGGTGGTTTATAAACCGAAGATCCTCATCGTCGGCCAGGGCCGAAAGCGGGCCTATCTCGGCGGCGAGGTCTACCGATACGACGCATACAATTACCTCGTCTTGTCCGTGCCGATCCCGGCGGAGTGCGAGACGGAGGCCAGCCCCGAGGAGCCCTTGCTCCTCCTCGCCATCAACGTCGAGCCGACGATGCTGGGCGAGATGATGCTGGAGATGGACGAACCCCCGTCGCCGATCGGCCCGACGCCGCGGGGAATCTCCTCGACCCCGATGACCGAGGAATTGGGCGGGACCATTTGCCGTCTCCTCGAATGCCTCAAGTCCCCGCTCGACAGCCGCATGCTCGGCCGCCAGACGGTCCGCGAGGTCGTCTATCGCGTGCTTCAAGGGGAGCAAGGTGGGGCCCTGCGCGCCCTGGCCAGCCGGGACGAGCATTTATCCCGAGTCGCCCGGGTCTTGAGACACGTCCACGCCGAGTACGCGAAGCCGCTCAGCGTCGAAGAGATGGCGAGGCAGGCCGGGATGAGCGTTGCGGCGTTCCACCACTACTTCAAGCTCGTGACGGCCAGTTCCCCGCTCCAGTACCTCAAGCGAATCCGCCTCGACCAGGCGAGGCGACTCATGGCCCACGACGGCTACAACGCGAACACCGCCGCGAGGGCCGTCGGGTACGAGAGCGCATCGCAGTTCAGCCGGGAGTTCAAGCGGCTCTTCGGCGTGACGCCCGTTGAAGAGGCCGAGCAGACGCGGGCTCGTCTTGTGGCCGGTTGA